The following proteins are encoded in a genomic region of Grus americana isolate bGruAme1 chromosome 5, bGruAme1.mat, whole genome shotgun sequence:
- the XRCC3 gene encoding DNA repair protein XRCC3 has product MDWDQFDLNPKVIAALKKADIKSIKEILNLSGADLQRLMKLSSADIQCLLKTVSLTLRRNSMLTALQLYQDKDHLTSQHQKLSLGCSVLDNLLKGGIPLVGITELAGESSAGKTQIGLQLCLCVQYPYKYGGLQSGAVYVCTEDVFPSRRLQQLIDQQHKLRADVPAEIIQKIRFGNSIFVEHAADLDTFHNCITKRISLLLARGMVRLVVIDSIAALFRCEFGVSDSVTKARYLQTFGAQLHSLSTRFRTPVMCINQVTDAVSESEAAQCGYSIVDNRVSPALGITWANQLLMRLMVSRISHPEQPPGVASHHTGSVRTLRVVFAPHLPPSSCYYTVKLEGVKGIK; this is encoded by the exons ATGGACTGGGACCAGTTTGACTTGAATCCTAAAGTAATTGCTGCCCTTAAGAAAG CTGACATAAAATCaataaaagagattttaaatctttctggAGCAGACTTGCAAAGGCTGATGAAACTATCCAGTGCAGATATACAGTGCTTACTGAAAACAGTCTCTCTCACGCTGAGAAGAAATAGTATGCTTACAG CACTTCAGCTCTACCAAGATAAAGATCATCTCACCTCCCAACACCAGAAGCTAAGCCTAGGATGTTCAGTACTGGATAACTTGTTAAAAGGTGGCATTCCTTTAGTGGGAATCACGGAACTTGCTGGGGAAAGTTCGGCTGGGAAGACTCAGATTGGCTTACAACTGTGCCTTTGTGTGCAATATCCTTACAAATATGGTGGATTACAGTCTG GAGCTGTCTACGTTTGTACAGAAGATGTATTCCCAAGTAGACGTTTGCAACAACTCATAGATCAACAACATAAGCTGCGTGCAGATGTTCCAGCTGAAATCATACAGAAGATCAGATttggaaacagtatttttgttgAGCATGCAGCAGACCTA GATACCTTTCACAACTGCATTACTAAAAGGATTTCCCTCCTGCTCGCAAGAGGCATGGTGCGGTTGGTGGTCATAGACTCTATTGCTGCTTTGTTTCGATGTGAATTTGGAGTTTCAGATTCTGTTACGAAGGCTCGGTATTTGCAGACATTTGGAGCACAGCTTCACAGTTTAAGCACTAGATTCAGGACTCCAGTAATGTGCATTAATCAG GTGACCGATGCAGTGAGCGAGTCAGAAGCTGCTCAGTGCGGTTATAG CATAGTGGATAACAGAGTCTCTCCAGCACTTGGAATAACCTGGGCAAATCAACTGCTGATGAGATTGATGGTCAGCCGAATATCACACCCTGAACAACCACCTGGGGTTGCGTCACACCACACTGGAAGTGTAAGGACTTTAAGAGTAGTTTTtgctcctcatcttcctccctcctcttgctACTATACAGTAAAATTGGAAGGtgtaaaaggaataaaataa